gcaccagcaaccataaaaacgcagatttttactgttttagggatctttttgactctggggaacttgagagacttgtgccctagcatagaaactcaaagacgaccgtttctaacgccattgaagcagttttatcaagaatcatccatgaatcattcttgtaattcttctttaatccttatcttttttatctctgtcatgagtaactaaaccctatttgttagggatgagtgtaaccagatgaaacccttatttttctgatttgatttctagttatatgaatgagtttattgaattgtttttctcatctctgtgcttaatgctttttattgcttgatcaacattaaaatgttctacgatttgtattttgaaacggaagtggactttacgaatgcttgagatgagaaattcatgaatttgtagtctagggatagatgcaggtcatgaaaccaattaaattagttgcaaagcaataatttacaagagaatttctatacggtaatgcttaattctaatcttaaatccactaaggaattaggggttactttggaattaaaggttctgtcactaagacattagggcaagaataataaagagaattcggtaataattcaataaaggaattcagtaactaggatcaaattagacaccaaggttggattcgaagtgaaactcatccctgacatttttctcattataaaagatcaattttattattaaaggcggctcgagaaaggagacaaagggaaagacatttagttgtggaagaagcggttttgggtgattgtgtcatatttactgaaatggccgacccaccaccaccagaacgtactctcggagaatatgggaatcgaattagaaatcgtgctcgattacccattcatcaccaaccggttacagtcaataagtttgaaataagtcctgctctataccgagagttgagggaaattcattttgccggtagacataacgaagacgctaatagacacctcacaaatttctttgagttatgtgaaacagtgaaggtggatggtttaTCTGAGGAAACCAAGAAATTGAAGCTATTTCCATTCTCTTTGatagatgatgctaaggagtggtttctttcattccccgccgacagcatcaccacatgggatgatcttgaggataagttcttggaacaatatttcCCCCCAGCCATGTTCGTGAGAAAGAGGCAAGAAATTACcggttacaaacagaaagagggggaatctcttcgtgacacttacaggagattcagaaacttactagccggatgtcctaatcatgcttatgacgacactgcccaaatgcaaatattatgTAATGGCTTGAGGCtgagcactagaattatgttggatgccacagctggtggttctttgaattacaaaaccgcagcagaagcacgaaagattattgagatcatggcatcaaatgaacagatgatgttgtatgacagaagtggtggttcaacaagtggtgtaatggaattgaatgttatggatgggttAGCTCCAGGCAGGCTACTATCGAAGATGGAAGAGGTTATcgccactgagataaagaagggaatggcagctctaaatatacaaccacaagtggcccccgtcaaattactaaagcagactagttgtatcctttgtggaggagcacataaaactggagtctgtgaagcactggatgataatgaggtagaagaactagaacgggtgaattttgtgagtaataacaACAGGCAGAATAACCCCAACTCTAATACGTACAAttctggttggagaaatcatccgaatttttcttggagagatcaacaaggtagatctcagggtcaacaagaagctcaaccaaaccaattcccacccagaaaggctgcttgggagagcgCTATAGAAAAACTAGTTACAAGCACAAGTTCGTTCATTGAGGAGTCAAGAGCcgtccagaaaaatcactctgcatcaataaaaaatcttgagactcaaatgggtcaacttgctcaacaaatggcacaaagaacgtcTGGAAATCTGCCTAGTGACACAGTGCTGAACCCAAGAAACAATGTTAATGCAGTGACCACGAGGAGTGGCAAGGTGAGAGAACAAGTACCACCTGAAGCCGAACAGAGTAGAAGTACCTTGACTCCAACTCACCGGGAGGAAATGGTCACACCAATATCGGTTGAAGAGCGCATCGCtattgaaaaggaggaagaacccgTGGTACAAAAAggggaaccactgccaaaaccagaaattcgacttccattccctcaaagattaaggagggaagaaactgaaaagcaatttggtaagtttcttgatgtttttaaaaaattacatattaacATCCCTTTTGCAGAAGCACTGGAGCAGATGCCGACATATGCTAAGTTCATGAAGGATATTCTgtcgaaaaaaagaaaaatcggcggtgaaacagtgatgctaaccgaagaatgtagtgctatactacagagaaaactaccgccgaagctcaaggaccctggaagcttctcaatcccgtgcgctattggaaatagaacttttgggaaggctttgtgcgatcttggggctagtgtaagtcttatgcccctttcaatatacaaaaaattgggcattggaaaagtcaaggACACACAGCTGATGTTACAGTTTGCGGACCGCTCGATGAAACATccctatggagtggtggaagatgtgttggttaaagtggacaagttcatttttccagtagattttgtggtactagatatggaggaagacaacgacattcctttgattttggggagaccgttcttggcaacagggagagctatgattgatgtagcagatggcaccttaaccttgaaagtaaatgaggaaaccgtcacttttaacattctaaaagccatggaacactcaaaagaaagagaagggtgcaatcgaATCGAGATTTTAGATGAGATAGTCAATGAAGAAATAAAGCATCAAACACCCAGCCTGCCATTAGAAAGAGTTTTATGTCTACCCCAAGATGTCGTTCAAGAAAGTGAAGACCCAAAGATGAAGGAGGTTTGGGCCATGTTAGAGGCATCGCCATCTTACTCCCCCCGTTTTCCTACTAGGTGGGAGGActtgaaagggaatgaagacAAATCCGCTGAGAAAAAGACACCACTGATTGAACTCAAGCAGCTGCctcttcatttgaaatatgtattcctgggtgaagaagaaaaaaatccagCCATAATCAGTGCAAGCTTAAGCGAGTTACaagaagaaaagttgttgaGAATTCTGCGGAAGCACAAGGGTGCTATCGGTTGGTCCATTGATGACTTGAAGGGAATAAGTCCGACtttttgtatgcacaaaatcCTCATGGAAGACAATCACAAACCGGTAGTACAACCCCAAAGGAGATTGAATCCGGTAATGAAAGAAGTAATCAGGAAAGAGGTGGTAAAGTTACTAGAAGCCGGGCTCATATACCCAATTTCAGATAGCTCTTGTGTGAGTCCCGTCCAAGTGGTACCAAAAAAGGGCGGAACGACTGtcatcacaaatgaaaagaacgAGTTAATTCCTACTCGGACGGTTACAGGCTGGAGAGTGTGTATTGATTACATGAGATTGAACAGTGCCACGAGGAAGGATCATTTCCCGCTCcctttcattgatcagatgcttgagcgGTTAGCCGGACATGAGTATTACTGCTTCCTAGACGGCTATTCAGGGTACAATCAGATAGCTGTAGCACCCGGGGATCAAGAGAAAACTGCATTTACATGTCCGTATGGGGTATTTGCTTATCGAAGAATGCCATTTGGATTATGTAATGCGCCAGCCACATTTCAAAGGTGCATGATGTCCATATTTTCCGATATGATTGAGAAACATATTGAGGTATTCATGGACGACTTTTCTGTATTTGGCTCATCCTTTGATAACTGTTTGATTAATCTatctcttgtattagaaaggtgtgaaaaatcCAACTTGGTCCTAAATTGGGAGAAATGCCATTTTATGGTAAGGGAGGGAATTGTTTTAGGCCACCGAATCTCCCACAAGGGGATCGAGGTAGACAAGGCCAAAGTTGAAGTGATTGAAAAACTTCCCCCCTACCAACGAGAAAGGCATTAGAAGCTTTTTAGGCCATGCTGGATTTTATAGAAggtttataaaagatttttcaaaaattgcaaaaccacTTACAAACTTACTTGCGAAAGACACACCTTTCGAATTCAATGAGGATTGTTTGCatgcttttaacaatttgaaaaaccaGCTGATAACTGACCCCATCATCACTGCACCTGACtggtcactaccttttgaa
The genomic region above belongs to Cicer arietinum cultivar CDC Frontier isolate Library 1 chromosome 4, Cicar.CDCFrontier_v2.0, whole genome shotgun sequence and contains:
- the LOC140920047 gene encoding LOW QUALITY PROTEIN: uncharacterized protein (The sequence of the model RefSeq protein was modified relative to this genomic sequence to represent the inferred CDS: inserted 2 bases in 1 codon) → MAQRTSGNLPSDTVLNPRNNVNAVTTRSGKVREQVPPEAEQSRSTLTPTHREEMVTPISVEERIAIEKEEEPVVQKGEPLPKPEIRLPFPQRLRREETEKQFGKFLDVFKKLHINIPFAEALEQMPTYAKFMKDILSKKRKIGGETVMLTEECSAILQRKLPPKLKDPGSFSIPCAIGNRTFGKALCDLGASVSLMPLSIYKKLGIGKVKDTQLMLQFADRSMKHPYGVVEDVLVKVDKFIFPVDFVVLDMEEDNDIPLILGRPFLATGRAMIDVADGTLTLKVNEETVTFNILKAMEHSKEREGCNRIEILDEIVNEEIKHQTPSLPLERVLCLPQDVVQESEDPKMKEVWAMLEASPSYSPRFPTRWEDLKGNEDKSAEKKTPLIELKQLPLHLKYVFLGEEEKNPAIISASLSELQEEKLLRILRKHKGAIGWSIDDLKGISPTFCMHKILMEDNHKPVVQPQRRLNPVMKEVIRKEVVKLLEAGLIYPISDSSCVSPVQVVPKKGGTTVITNEKNELIPTRTVTGWRVCIDYMRLNSATRKDHFPLPFIDQMLERLAGHEYYCFLDGYSGYNQIAVAPGDQEKTAFTCPYGVFAYRRMPFGLCNAPATFQRCMMSIFSDMIEKHIEVFMDDFSVFGSSFDNCLINLSLVLERCEKSNLVLNWEKCHFMVREGIVLGHRISHKGIEVDKAKVEVIEKLPXPTNEKGIRSFLGHAGFYRRFIKDFSKIAKPLTNLLAKDTPFEFNEDCLHAFNNLKNQLITDPIITAPDWNQNHDWLDGFYYYKNLTLRSGIKRGQRTLWLNTDSRSIC